The Paracoccus seriniphilus genome includes a window with the following:
- a CDS encoding BCCT family transporter: MKQNLGTSIATVLTVAALIGFAAIAPGSFQALLEVIKVSVIGNLGFIFTYPAFIVSVVFVVLMFTPLGGLRFGEEPPEFSTLSWIGMLFATGMGIGLLTWGVLEPRYHVEAGNSTDQALLYAFNHWGLLAWSGYLTIGVIFAHALYNMNILKPAENLLGGGFLSKLNLVSLVVSTVIGLSLTFSYAATPLQKSVSQYLGLDVSVTLIIIVLSGFAIASSTSGLNRGIKWLSNYNTVLAVILMASVFLLSNPGEILSTFARLLPEYLARYPAMATEVGLGDPERKAWLADWLYAFEASWYGWFVFTGVFIARISRGRTLRQLVLGVMLVPSLFSCLWFSVFGLAGLETGSEDVFTLMATLDSSGILSAILALNILLFFVTSADSAGLVCEMLTVRRSRAFWILAMAALAVVINWLDGDVFKVILTLISVAAIPVAIGIFALGTAFLMKARRGKAVPQM, encoded by the coding sequence TTGAAACAGAATCTTGGCACCAGCATTGCGACGGTCTTGACCGTTGCGGCGCTGATCGGCTTTGCCGCCATCGCGCCCGGCAGCTTTCAGGCATTGCTTGAGGTCATCAAGGTGTCCGTCATCGGCAATCTGGGCTTCATTTTCACCTATCCCGCCTTCATCGTTTCGGTCGTCTTTGTCGTCCTGATGTTCACCCCCTTGGGTGGCTTGCGCTTCGGGGAAGAACCCCCGGAATTCTCGACGCTGAGCTGGATCGGCATGCTGTTTGCCACCGGCATGGGCATCGGTCTGCTGACCTGGGGCGTGCTGGAGCCGCGCTATCACGTCGAGGCTGGCAACAGCACCGATCAGGCGCTGCTCTATGCCTTCAACCATTGGGGATTGCTGGCCTGGTCGGGCTATCTGACCATCGGGGTCATCTTTGCCCATGCGCTTTACAACATGAACATTCTGAAACCGGCCGAGAACCTGCTGGGAGGGGGCTTTCTCAGCAAGCTCAACCTGGTCAGCCTGGTGGTCTCGACCGTGATCGGCCTGTCGCTGACATTTTCCTATGCCGCCACACCGCTGCAGAAAAGCGTCAGCCAGTATCTCGGGCTGGATGTCAGCGTGACGCTGATCATCATCGTGCTGTCGGGGTTCGCCATTGCCTCCAGCACCTCGGGCCTGAACCGGGGCATCAAATGGCTGAGCAATTACAACACCGTTCTGGCCGTCATCCTGATGGCAAGTGTCTTCCTGCTGTCGAACCCGGGCGAGATTCTTTCGACCTTCGCCCGGTTGCTGCCCGAATATCTGGCGCGCTATCCTGCCATGGCCACCGAAGTCGGCCTGGGCGATCCCGAACGCAAGGCATGGCTGGCCGACTGGCTCTATGCCTTCGAGGCATCGTGGTATGGCTGGTTCGTCTTTACCGGGGTGTTCATCGCGCGGATTTCCAGGGGTCGGACGCTGCGGCAACTGGTGCTGGGCGTGATGCTGGTGCCCAGCCTGTTTTCCTGCCTGTGGTTCAGCGTCTTTGGCCTGGCCGGTCTGGAAACAGGATCCGAGGATGTCTTTACCCTGATGGCCACGCTGGACAGCAGCGGCATCCTCTCGGCCATTCTGGCCCTGAACATCCTGCTGTTCTTTGTCACCAGCGCGGATTCGGCCGGTCTGGTCTGTGAAATGCTGACGGTGCGGCGGTCCCGTGCCTTCTGGATTCTGGCAATGGCCGCGCTGGCTGTGGTGATCAACTGGTTGGACGGAGATGTCTTCAAGGTGATCCTGACGCTCATCTCGGTGGCTGCCATCCCGGTTGCGATCGGCATCTTTGCCCTTGGAACCGCCTTCTTGATGAAGGCGCGCCGCGGCAAGGCCGTGCCGCAGATGTAA
- a CDS encoding DsrE family protein yields the protein MQTADFVTTLFDGKSNPAKVTVAFTMALNAVKAGHSAMLLLMVEAVELGVPGACEGMDIGKPFEPVADLLREYLAAGGRVGICGACMIHNGFTAEQMAPEYEIITAPDVVTLLMGSKGSLQLT from the coding sequence ATGCAAACCGCAGATTTCGTGACCACCCTTTTTGACGGAAAATCCAACCCGGCCAAGGTCACCGTGGCCTTCACCATGGCACTCAATGCCGTAAAGGCGGGGCACAGCGCCATGCTGCTCTTGATGGTCGAAGCGGTCGAGCTGGGTGTGCCCGGCGCCTGCGAAGGCATGGATATCGGCAAGCCCTTCGAACCGGTGGCAGATCTGCTTCGGGAATATCTTGCTGCAGGCGGTCGGGTCGGAATTTGCGGGGCCTGCATGATTCACAACGGCTTCACCGCAGAGCAGATGGCCCCGGAATACGAGATCATCACCGCGCCGGATGTGGTGACCTTGCTGATGGGATCGAAAGGCTCTCTGCAACTGACCTGA
- a CDS encoding calcium-binding protein — MATFDNTTHYKISGLSFDYKDNEDFDDVDLVGFRSSATLTVSGNPDSGFFYDVVGYDDEPIFDADVSEDTYIIELGGRDVFDIDVDVSVLSIDWTWGGKSYSTTLADFDWDKGDDDEGYDHGTNFIFVLDGDDLPEFKSLSEFDDFANTEKYITRDYIPSSGPFSEGKLIKWSSFETATVVGVEDDILGTPDDDVLNGRNGDNYFISSEGDDRYNGGNENYDQVSYKDDPAGVTVNLATGKATDGWGDADRLSSIEMLRGSLFDDQLKGDSGANHIRGLAGDDVLNGGRGIDTLRYDRDANYGGTDGVTVNLKKGYAIDGFGDRDTLSNFENVRTTEFKDTIIGTNDANDLRGNGGNDLIKSLGGKDILEGGAGHDTLISGLGHDKLFGGTGKDSLDGGKGEDTLYGGNGDDQLVGGRGADVLSGGDGEDELAGGYGDDRLVGGKHADLLLGSIGKDELEGGKGNDTLLGGSGKDTLTGGMGKDALDGGTGDDLLIGGDKGDVFIFRSGFGDDVIQDFQTSGTGEKIDLSEISTIKHFKDLSNNHLSEIDGNAVIDDLDGNTITLVDVAVADLSANDFLF; from the coding sequence ATGGCTACTTTTGATAATACCACACATTACAAGATTTCGGGCCTTTCCTTTGATTACAAGGATAACGAGGATTTCGATGATGTCGATCTTGTAGGGTTCCGCTCCAGCGCGACGCTGACCGTCTCGGGCAATCCGGACTCTGGCTTTTTCTATGATGTCGTCGGTTATGACGACGAACCCATTTTCGATGCGGACGTGTCCGAGGATACCTATATCATCGAACTTGGCGGAAGAGACGTGTTCGACATTGATGTCGATGTCTCGGTGCTCAGCATCGACTGGACCTGGGGAGGCAAGAGCTACAGCACCACGCTGGCTGACTTTGACTGGGACAAAGGCGACGACGATGAAGGCTATGACCACGGAACCAACTTCATCTTCGTGCTCGACGGCGACGACCTGCCCGAGTTCAAATCCTTGTCGGAATTCGACGACTTCGCCAATACCGAAAAATATATTACCCGCGATTACATCCCCTCTTCGGGTCCGTTCTCCGAGGGCAAGCTGATCAAATGGAGCAGTTTTGAAACCGCCACGGTGGTGGGTGTTGAGGATGATATTCTGGGAACACCCGACGATGATGTGCTGAATGGCCGCAATGGCGACAACTACTTCATCTCCAGCGAGGGCGATGACAGATATAACGGCGGCAATGAGAATTATGATCAGGTCAGCTATAAGGATGATCCAGCCGGCGTGACCGTCAATCTTGCCACCGGCAAGGCCACGGATGGCTGGGGTGATGCGGACAGGCTCAGCAGCATTGAAATGCTGCGCGGCAGCCTGTTCGATGACCAGCTCAAGGGCGACAGTGGTGCCAACCACATTCGCGGCCTTGCGGGTGATGACGTGCTGAACGGGGGCAGGGGAATCGATACCCTGCGCTATGACCGCGATGCCAATTATGGCGGCACGGATGGCGTCACGGTGAACCTCAAGAAAGGCTATGCCATCGACGGTTTCGGTGATCGCGATACCCTGTCGAACTTCGAAAACGTCCGGACCACCGAATTCAAGGATACGATCATCGGCACGAATGACGCCAATGACCTTCGGGGAAATGGCGGCAACGATCTGATCAAGAGCCTTGGTGGCAAGGACATCCTGGAAGGTGGTGCCGGGCATGATACGCTGATCAGCGGTCTGGGTCATGACAAGCTGTTCGGCGGCACCGGCAAGGACAGCCTTGACGGTGGAAAGGGTGAAGACACGCTCTATGGCGGCAATGGCGATGACCAGCTTGTCGGTGGCCGGGGGGCGGATGTTCTTTCGGGCGGCGACGGCGAGGATGAACTCGCCGGCGGCTATGGCGACGACAGGCTTGTTGGGGGCAAACATGCCGATCTGCTGCTGGGCAGCATCGGCAAGGACGAGCTTGAAGGCGGCAAGGGCAATGACACGCTGCTAGGCGGCAGTGGCAAGGACACACTCACGGGCGGCATGGGCAAGGACGCGCTTGACGGCGGCACGGGCGATGACCTGCTCATTGGCGGCGACAAGGGCGATGTCTTCATCTTCAGAAGCGGCTTCGGCGACGATGTGATCCAGGATTTTCAGACGTCGGGCACGGGGGAAAAGATCGACCTTTCGGAAATTTCGACGATCAAGCATTTCAAGGATCTGTCGAACAATCACCTGTCAGAGATCGACGGCAATGCGGTGATCGACGACCTCGATGGCAACACGATCACGCTTGTCGATGTGGCGGTCGCTGACCTTTCCGCCAATGATTTCCTGTTCTGA
- a CDS encoding aldo/keto reductase, which translates to MNTIPNLTMADGRKLPQIGFGLWQIQAGGEADVVRHALQAGYPLLDGAYRYMNEKAMGEGLRASGVPREEVFITTKIWNNEQGRAAARRSVERSLRHIGVEQLDLCLIHWPVPTQDLYVETWAELIAMRDEGLTASIGVSNFNEDHLDRLIAETGEAPAVNQIEIHPQLQQPEMRAVNAQRGIVTQAWTPLGNGISFNAPPVADVAKRTGKSQAQVILRWHLQLGHAFLPRSSNPERQMQNLDIFDFELTEAEMQAMTTLDVGLRTGPDPSVFKMM; encoded by the coding sequence ATGAACACTATTCCCAATCTGACGATGGCGGACGGGCGCAAACTGCCGCAGATCGGTTTTGGTCTGTGGCAGATCCAGGCCGGCGGCGAGGCAGATGTCGTGCGCCACGCCTTGCAGGCCGGATACCCCCTGCTGGACGGCGCCTACCGTTACATGAATGAAAAGGCCATGGGAGAGGGGCTGCGCGCATCCGGTGTGCCCCGCGAAGAGGTCTTCATCACCACGAAGATCTGGAACAACGAACAGGGCAGGGCTGCGGCCCGCCGCTCGGTAGAACGCAGCCTGCGCCATATCGGGGTCGAACAGCTTGACCTGTGCCTCATTCACTGGCCGGTCCCGACACAGGATCTCTATGTAGAAACCTGGGCCGAGTTGATCGCCATGCGCGACGAGGGTCTGACGGCGTCGATCGGGGTTTCCAATTTCAATGAGGACCATCTGGACCGGCTGATTGCCGAAACGGGAGAAGCGCCGGCGGTCAATCAGATCGAGATCCACCCCCAGCTGCAGCAGCCCGAGATGCGGGCGGTCAATGCGCAGCGCGGAATCGTGACGCAGGCCTGGACGCCGCTTGGCAACGGGATCTCGTTCAATGCGCCGCCGGTGGCGGATGTGGCGAAAAGAACCGGCAAGAGTCAGGCTCAGGTGATCCTGCGCTGGCATCTGCAGTTGGGACATGCCTTCCTGCCGCGCTCATCCAATCCCGAACGGCAGATGCAGAACCTCGATATCTTCGATTTTGAACTGACCGAGGCCGAAATGCAGGCAATGACGACCCTTGATGTCGGGCTGCGCACCGGGCCGGATCCCTCGGTGTTCAAGATGATGTAA
- a CDS encoding SDR family NAD(P)-dependent oxidoreductase, translating to MTAWQQRFALEGRRALITGASSGIGTAIAEVFADAGADIVAQGRSQERLARLGDSLRARGRRFSAVTGNLASAEETAAIADQAQQAMGGIDILVNSAGIAITGPTVEYDLSDWSQTMAVNLTAPFILSRALLPGMIARRSGKIINISSQTGVIALKDHAAYAASKGGLNALTKSLMAEVAEHNVQVNAICPTVVLTEMGKQLWSAPERKDPFLARTPAGRFGEPVEIADMALYLASPASDLVNGAIMMIEGGYSSI from the coding sequence ATGACAGCATGGCAGCAGCGTTTCGCCCTTGAGGGCCGCAGGGCATTGATCACCGGTGCCTCCTCGGGCATCGGCACAGCGATTGCCGAGGTCTTCGCGGATGCGGGGGCCGATATCGTGGCGCAGGGGCGTTCGCAGGAACGTCTGGCGCGACTGGGTGACAGTCTGCGCGCCAGGGGGCGCAGATTTTCCGCCGTCACCGGCAATCTGGCCAGTGCCGAAGAAACCGCCGCAATCGCGGATCAGGCGCAACAGGCCATGGGCGGGATCGACATTCTGGTGAACTCTGCCGGAATCGCCATCACCGGTCCGACGGTCGAATATGACCTGTCGGACTGGTCGCAGACCATGGCGGTCAATCTGACCGCACCCTTCATCCTGTCCCGCGCCCTGTTGCCCGGCATGATCGCCCGCAGGTCTGGCAAGATCATCAATATCTCGTCGCAGACAGGGGTGATCGCACTCAAGGATCACGCCGCCTATGCGGCTTCGAAAGGCGGGTTGAACGCGCTGACCAAATCGCTGATGGCCGAGGTCGCGGAACATAACGTCCAGGTCAACGCCATCTGCCCGACGGTTGTCCTGACCGAAATGGGCAAACAGCTTTGGTCTGCGCCGGAAAGGAAGGACCCCTTCCTTGCGCGCACCCCGGCCGGGCGTTTCGGGGAACCCGTCGAGATCGCGGATATGGCGCTCTATCTGGCGTCACCCGCCTCGGACCTGGTGAACGGGGCAATCATGATGATCGAGGGCGGCTATTCCAGCATCTGA
- a CDS encoding SIS domain-containing protein: protein MADLQTDIAETLLNELRPGLSPKVLAQIPPLSEMLAQAGRIACHGVGREGLMMRALAMRLFHLGCDAHVVGDMTTPPLGEGDVLLVSAGPGDFATIAALVGIAKDAGAKVACLTAEPGGSVPRAADLAVHLPAQTMASDQGEAASSVLPMGSLYEALMFLFCELLVLDLAQRLDVSAEAMRANHTNLE, encoded by the coding sequence ATGGCTGACCTCCAGACCGATATCGCCGAAACGCTGTTGAACGAACTGCGCCCGGGGCTGTCCCCCAAGGTGCTGGCACAGATCCCGCCGCTGTCGGAGATGCTGGCGCAGGCCGGGCGCATCGCCTGTCACGGCGTCGGGCGCGAGGGGCTGATGATGCGCGCGCTGGCCATGCGCCTGTTCCATCTGGGTTGTGACGCCCATGTCGTCGGGGACATGACTACCCCGCCCCTGGGCGAAGGCGATGTGCTGCTGGTCAGCGCCGGTCCCGGCGATTTTGCCACCATCGCCGCGCTGGTCGGGATTGCCAAGGACGCCGGCGCGAAAGTCGCCTGCCTGACCGCCGAACCCGGTGGCAGCGTGCCCAGAGCCGCTGATCTTGCCGTGCATCTGCCAGCTCAGACCATGGCCTCGGATCAGGGCGAGGCGGCCAGCTCGGTGCTGCCCATGGGCTCGCTCTACGAGGCGCTGATGTTCCTGTTCTGCGAACTTCTGGTGCTGGATCTGGCACAGCGGCTGGATGTATCCGCCGAGGCGATGCGGGCCAATCACACCAATCTGGAATGA
- a CDS encoding NAD(P)-dependent alcohol dehydrogenase, translated as MAKALVLEEKNRLALREIALPDTLGPDDVRIEIDTVGVCGSDVHYYTHGKIGPFVVKEPMVLGHEAAGTVSAIGENVTNLAVGDRVCMEPGIPDMRSKAAKLGVYNVDPSVRFWATPPVHGCLTPSVIHPAAFTYKLPDHVSFAEGAMVEPFAIGMQAASRAGITPGDVALVTGAGPIGIMVALAALAGGCAKVFISDLVDEKLGVAAQYDNIEPINITRDDPAKVLRDATGGWGADVVFECAGAAKSVQTALESAAPAGCIVWVGMPVDPVPFDLVLAQSKELRMETVFRYANMYDRAIALIGAGKVNLQPLISETFAFEDSIAAFDRAVEARPSDVKIQIKLKEG; from the coding sequence ATGGCCAAAGCGTTGGTTCTTGAAGAAAAGAACAGGCTCGCCCTGCGTGAGATCGCTCTGCCCGATACGCTTGGCCCCGATGACGTGCGCATCGAGATCGATACCGTGGGCGTCTGCGGCAGCGACGTGCACTATTACACCCACGGCAAGATCGGCCCCTTCGTGGTGAAGGAACCGATGGTTCTGGGACATGAGGCCGCCGGAACCGTCAGCGCCATCGGCGAGAATGTCACCAATCTGGCCGTGGGCGACCGGGTCTGCATGGAGCCGGGCATTCCCGACATGCGTTCCAAGGCGGCCAAGCTGGGGGTCTATAATGTCGATCCCTCGGTACGCTTCTGGGCCACGCCGCCGGTGCATGGCTGTCTGACACCCTCGGTCATTCACCCCGCCGCTTTCACCTACAAGCTGCCCGATCACGTCAGCTTTGCCGAAGGTGCCATGGTCGAACCCTTTGCCATCGGCATGCAGGCGGCCAGCCGCGCCGGGATCACGCCGGGCGACGTGGCACTGGTCACCGGCGCCGGGCCGATCGGCATCATGGTCGCGCTGGCCGCATTGGCCGGGGGCTGTGCCAAGGTCTTCATTTCCGACCTGGTGGATGAAAAGCTGGGCGTGGCCGCGCAATATGACAATATCGAGCCGATCAACATCACCCGCGACGATCCGGCCAAGGTGCTTCGTGACGCGACCGGTGGCTGGGGTGCCGATGTTGTCTTTGAATGTGCCGGTGCCGCAAAATCCGTCCAGACGGCACTGGAAAGCGCCGCCCCGGCGGGCTGCATCGTCTGGGTCGGCATGCCGGTCGATCCTGTGCCCTTCGATCTTGTGCTGGCGCAGTCCAAGGAATTGCGGATGGAAACCGTGTTCCGCTATGCGAACATGTATGATCGCGCCATCGCCCTGATCGGGGCCGGCAAGGTCAATCTGCAACCGCTGATCTCGGAAACCTTTGCCTTCGAGGACAGCATCGCCGCCTTTGATCGCGCGGTCGAGGCACGTCCGAGCGATGTGAAGATCCAGATCAAGCTGAAGGAAGGCTGA
- a CDS encoding sugar-binding transcriptional regulator: MSRTIKIDQIDKEEQLLVRLVWACEIEGLTQAEAAERFGTTRLRVNKGLREARRRGILRVSVDSIYTAAADLEWQMQRRFGLTSVNVVPSPEDPGSVSRLVSAGLGAHLGTLLETPEIKAFGMSWGNTLNLATRYMQPINRPDLEIISVMGGVSRGSDVNGYEIATRLADLCNAEHSFFTAPLFAGSPESQRRFVEQDVIAEMLDKVRSCDAVALATSDLRHSLLVRDALPRDIDPEDLIALGGVGDITGHVLDANGEMIDHPINQRVIGISLDDLARIPNVILAAGGAHKVPIILAALRRGIVDTLVTDTNTAQALLGAAGD, from the coding sequence ATGTCGCGAACCATCAAGATCGACCAGATCGACAAGGAAGAACAACTGCTGGTCCGTCTGGTCTGGGCCTGTGAAATCGAAGGCCTGACCCAGGCCGAAGCGGCCGAACGATTTGGCACCACCCGGCTGCGCGTCAACAAGGGCCTGCGCGAGGCGCGTCGGCGCGGCATCCTGCGCGTCAGCGTCGATTCCATCTACACCGCTGCCGCCGATCTGGAGTGGCAGATGCAGCGCCGCTTTGGCCTGACATCCGTGAATGTCGTGCCCTCGCCCGAAGACCCCGGTTCCGTGTCCAGGCTGGTCAGTGCGGGGTTGGGTGCCCATCTTGGCACATTGCTGGAAACCCCCGAGATCAAGGCCTTCGGCATGTCCTGGGGCAACACGCTGAATCTGGCCACCCGCTACATGCAGCCGATCAACCGCCCCGATCTGGAGATCATATCGGTCATGGGGGGCGTGTCGCGCGGCTCGGATGTGAACGGCTATGAAATCGCCACCCGGCTGGCCGATCTGTGCAATGCCGAGCACAGTTTCTTTACCGCGCCGCTGTTTGCGGGCAGCCCCGAAAGCCAGAGGCGCTTTGTCGAACAGGATGTCATCGCCGAGATGCTGGACAAGGTCCGCTCTTGCGATGCGGTCGCGCTGGCGACCAGTGACCTGCGACATTCGTTGCTGGTGCGCGATGCCCTGCCCCGTGACATCGACCCCGAAGATCTGATCGCGCTTGGCGGCGTCGGCGACATCACCGGGCATGTGCTCGATGCGAACGGCGAGATGATCGACCACCCCATCAACCAGCGCGTGATCGGCATTTCGCTGGACGATCTGGCCCGGATTCCCAATGTCATTCTGGCGGCGGGCGGGGCGCATAAGGTGCCGATCATTCTGGCCGCCCTGCGACGTGGCATCGTGGACACGCTGGTCACCGACACCAATACCGCGCAGGCCCTGCTTGGGGCCGCGGGCGATTGA
- a CDS encoding carbohydrate ABC transporter permease, with amino-acid sequence MQTRNSLLWQILLLALVITLCVFPFYWMVTTSLKTQIVALKAPPVWIFEPTLENYREALFEDGVLRTLINSLVIAVSTTLLALLLGVPAAFALARFEFRGKKDLWFWFITNRMVSPIVLALPFFLIARNLGLLDKHITLILIYLTFNLPIVIWIVTDQFRGIPYDLDEAARLEGASQFTIMRKICLPLAMPGVAVSAIFSFIFSWNELMFGLILTRSEAKTAPAMAVSFMEGYNLPYGKIMATSTLIVIPVLIFALIASKQLVRGLTMGAVK; translated from the coding sequence ATGCAGACGAGAAACTCTCTCCTGTGGCAGATCCTGCTTCTGGCGCTGGTCATCACGCTCTGCGTCTTTCCCTTTTACTGGATGGTCACCACCTCGCTGAAGACGCAGATCGTCGCGCTGAAGGCACCGCCGGTCTGGATCTTCGAGCCGACGCTGGAAAACTATCGCGAGGCGCTGTTCGAGGACGGCGTGCTGCGCACCCTGATCAATTCGCTGGTCATCGCGGTCAGCACGACCCTGCTTGCGCTGCTTCTGGGGGTGCCCGCCGCCTTCGCGCTGGCCCGCTTTGAATTTCGCGGCAAGAAGGACCTGTGGTTCTGGTTCATCACCAACCGCATGGTCTCGCCCATCGTGCTGGCGCTGCCCTTCTTTCTGATCGCGCGCAATCTGGGGCTGCTGGACAAGCATATCACCCTGATCCTGATCTATCTGACCTTCAACCTGCCCATCGTGATCTGGATCGTCACCGACCAGTTTCGCGGCATCCCCTATGATCTGGATGAGGCCGCGCGGCTGGAGGGTGCCTCGCAGTTCACCATCATGCGCAAGATCTGCCTGCCGCTGGCGATGCCCGGCGTGGCTGTCTCGGCGATCTTCTCCTTCATCTTCTCGTGGAACGAACTGATGTTCGGCCTGATCCTGACCCGCTCCGAGGCCAAGACCGCCCCGGCGATGGCCGTGTCCTTCATGGAGGGCTACAACCTGCCCTATGGCAAGATCATGGCCACCTCGACCCTGATCGTCATTCCGGTGCTGATCTTCGCGCTGATCGCCTCGAAACAGCTGGTGCGCGGCTTGACCATGGGTGCGGTGAAGTGA
- a CDS encoding carbohydrate ABC transporter permease produces MRGQTSRRTILGFIGPAVFGLAIVGIAPLIYAIWTSLHFFNLTKLKQVEFIGLENYWNVLTDGVFWQAMGRTFFLLATALPLQLVLGLGIALVLHKPGLTLLKTLARLSLVLPMATTYAVVGLLGQVMFNQKFGVVNHLLGGANINWIGDPQNAFAMIIFWDVWQWTPFVTLVLLAGLTMVPGEVEEAARLETKSWWTVLRHVQLPFLLPGLTAVLILRTADTLKLFDMVFTLTRGGPGAATEFISLMIQRVGFRGFDQGLASAQAVILLIITIILARIYIRVFYKEV; encoded by the coding sequence ATGCGTGGCCAAACCTCACGGCGCACCATTTTGGGTTTTATCGGGCCAGCCGTCTTCGGGCTTGCCATCGTCGGGATCGCACCTCTGATCTACGCGATCTGGACTTCACTGCATTTTTTCAACCTGACCAAGCTGAAACAGGTCGAATTCATCGGGCTTGAGAATTACTGGAACGTCCTGACCGACGGGGTGTTCTGGCAGGCGATGGGGCGCACGTTCTTCCTGCTGGCCACGGCCCTGCCGCTGCAACTGGTTCTGGGGCTGGGGATCGCGCTGGTCCTGCACAAGCCGGGGCTGACGCTGCTAAAAACGCTGGCGCGGCTTAGCCTGGTGCTGCCGATGGCCACGACCTATGCGGTGGTCGGCCTGCTGGGGCAGGTCATGTTCAACCAGAAATTCGGCGTGGTGAACCACCTGCTGGGGGGTGCCAACATCAACTGGATCGGCGATCCGCAAAACGCCTTTGCCATGATCATCTTCTGGGATGTCTGGCAATGGACGCCCTTCGTGACGCTGGTGCTGCTGGCCGGGCTGACCATGGTTCCCGGCGAGGTCGAAGAGGCCGCGCGGCTGGAAACCAAGAGCTGGTGGACCGTTCTGCGCCATGTCCAGCTGCCTTTCCTGCTGCCCGGACTGACTGCGGTGCTGATCCTGCGCACCGCCGATACGCTGAAACTGTTCGACATGGTCTTCACGCTGACCCGTGGCGGACCGGGGGCGGCGACCGAGTTCATCTCTCTGATGATCCAGAGGGTCGGCTTTCGCGGATTCGATCAGGGGCTGGCCTCGGCTCAGGCGGTCATCCTGCTGATCATCACCATCATTCTTGCGCGGATCTATATTCGCGTCTTCTACAAGGAAGTCTGA
- a CDS encoding ABC transporter substrate-binding protein: MRLNTLLGTAAVSVALATGAYADDGWSLKEAAAPYSGTTVDVVFLLRPGYEAVEAMLPAFEEETGIKVNVIKHPYENALGEQVRDFVAGGDLDVALIDLVWIGSFAENGWMVPIDDIKAQYPEIIDPDLDMDDFFPLPLNAFGTWNGVTYGLPFDNYSGLLFYNRCMLEEAGFDGPPETWAELKDTYGPALTKDGKYAFALQSKRNETQSADSFARMLWPFGGSFLNEEFRSNLSSEESQAGLKFRQDLMQYMPDGIVAYDHAETVNGFAQGDVAMITEWSSFYSTVVSPETSTVAECVEIAPEPKGPAGRKPALGGFSLAVADQADEKEKAAAWLFIQWATSKANAREYLERGGVPARQSVYEDPELAETFKFVPALVESWQNGVPEYRPRFAEWPEITEIVQEWGTKMMLGEVSTEEGAKEIGDRMEAVLDKAGYYSGDKPLAQ, encoded by the coding sequence ATGAGACTGAACACACTTCTTGGTACGGCTGCCGTCAGTGTCGCGCTGGCGACGGGCGCCTATGCCGATGACGGCTGGAGCCTCAAGGAAGCTGCAGCGCCTTACAGCGGAACGACGGTCGATGTCGTCTTCCTGCTGCGCCCCGGCTATGAGGCCGTCGAGGCGATGCTGCCGGCTTTCGAGGAAGAGACCGGCATCAAGGTCAATGTGATCAAGCATCCCTATGAAAACGCCCTTGGCGAGCAGGTCCGGGATTTTGTCGCCGGCGGCGATCTGGACGTTGCGCTGATCGACCTGGTCTGGATCGGCAGCTTTGCCGAGAACGGCTGGATGGTGCCCATCGATGACATCAAGGCGCAATACCCCGAGATCATCGACCCGGATCTGGACATGGACGACTTTTTCCCGTTGCCGCTCAATGCGTTCGGCACCTGGAACGGCGTGACCTACGGGCTGCCCTTCGACAACTATTCGGGGCTGCTGTTCTACAACCGCTGCATGTTGGAGGAAGCCGGCTTTGACGGTCCGCCCGAAACCTGGGCCGAGTTGAAGGACACCTATGGTCCGGCACTGACCAAGGACGGGAAATACGCCTTTGCGCTGCAATCCAAGCGCAACGAGACGCAATCGGCCGACAGCTTCGCCCGGATGCTCTGGCCGTTCGGAGGATCGTTCCTGAACGAGGAATTCCGCTCGAACCTCAGCTCCGAGGAAAGCCAGGCCGGGCTGAAGTTCCGTCAGGACCTGATGCAATACATGCCCGACGGCATCGTCGCCTATGACCACGCGGAAACGGTCAACGGCTTTGCACAGGGCGATGTGGCCATGATCACCGAATGGTCGTCCTTCTATTCGACGGTGGTTTCGCCCGAGACCTCGACCGTTGCGGAATGTGTCGAGATCGCGCCCGAACCCAAGGGCCCGGCGGGCCGCAAGCCTGCTCTGGGTGGTTTCTCGCTGGCCGTCGCCGATCAGGCGGACGAAAAGGAAAAGGCGGCTGCATGGCTGTTCATCCAATGGGCCACTTCCAAGGCGAATGCCCGCGAATACCTGGAACGCGGCGGCGTCCCGGCCCGTCAGTCGGTCTATGAGGATCCTGAACTGGCCGAGACCTTCAAATTCGTGCCCGCGCTGGTCGAAAGCTGGCAGAACGGCGTGCCGGAATACCGTCCGCGCTTTGCCGAATGGCCCGAGATCACCGAGATCGTGCAGGAATGGGGCACCAAGATGATGCTGGGCGAAGTCAGCACCGAAGAAGGTGCCAAGGAGATCGGCGATCGCATGGAAGCCGTGCTGGACAAGGCCGGCTACTATTCGGGCGACAAGCCTCTGGCACAGTAA